Proteins from a genomic interval of Hoplias malabaricus isolate fHopMal1 chromosome 13, fHopMal1.hap1, whole genome shotgun sequence:
- the LOC136665430 gene encoding lysoplasmalogenase TMEM86B-like, giving the protein MDILDTYTYDRRQRRNTSCTLFFSLLPFFASIAIYFYLWIPESAPSLLAAAVKSAPAISLALMVLCNNGGRSLLGAAGGLLLSAGGDTCLIWSELFLQGMVSFALAHLLYSLCFLSSRYSSHSYSSSGIYILYLLLWGIGGGSYVYLLPFLQKNSPEPSVFVPAVGCYAFLIVVMATLAARTRNSWVFLGGIIFMASDLTLALQHFKAIENLEYGRHIVMTTYYLAQLLIAVGDVKATLAEEADEFRKWKRS; this is encoded by the exons ATGGACATCCTTGACACATATACCTATGATCGCAGACAACGCAGGAACACG TCCTGcacactctttttctctctcctacCTTTCTTTGCTTCTATAGCAATATATTTCTACCTGTGGATCCCAGAATCAGCACCCTCTCTCCTGGCTGCTGCTGTAAAGTCAGCCCCTGCGATCTCATTGGCTCTTATGGTGCTATGCAATAATGGAGGGAGAAGTCTGTTGGGTGCGGCTGGAGGGTTGCTGTTATCAGCAGGCGGGGATACCTGTCTCATTTGGTCAGAACTTTTCCTGCAGG GAATGGTCAGCTTTGCTCTGGCCCACCTACTGTATTCTCTTTGCTTCCTTTCTTCACGTTATTCCTCTCATTCTTATTCCTCTTCTGGaatatacatattatatttattgcTGTGGGGAATAGGTGGCGGATCTTATGTCTACCTGCTGCCCTTCCTGCAGAAGAATTCCCCAGAACCTAGTGTCTTCGTTCCAGCTGTAGGGTGCTACGCATTCCTCATTGTGGTCATGGCAACGTTGGCAGCACGTACGCGGAACTCATGGGTCTTTCTGGGTGGCATTATCTTCATGGCCTCCGACCTCACCCTTGCACTGCAGCATTTCAAAGCTATTGAGAATCTGGAGTATGGTAGGCATATTGTCATGACAACATACTACCTGGCCCAGCTGCTGATCGCTGTGGGAGATGTGAAGGCCACACTAGCGGAGGAGGCGGATGAGTTCCGCAAATGGAAGAGATCCTAG